One segment of Phragmites australis chromosome 13, lpPhrAust1.1, whole genome shotgun sequence DNA contains the following:
- the LOC133889471 gene encoding uncharacterized protein LOC133889471 produces the protein MPGWHDEPPTGLRHGTKARCSRTGMDLAPILTEGQRDRQDERGDTKRMPPWPRPYTVGRPMPRPPRPSAAPPWPYSAKHHDTVPSQRHRSSALASCLAAVAFLLLSAGRADAALFLLFRPRPPGIVVAVVRLPSFAAANGTVAFTFEQTTVVLKLNRSRRVQWLSGNPPP, from the coding sequence ATGCCGGGCTGGCACGACGAGCCTCCAACAGGCCTTAGGCATGGCACGAAGGCACGATGTAGCCGGACTGGCATGGACCTGGCACCGATCTTGACTGAGGGCCAGCGCGACCGACAGGACGAGCGCGGCGACACAAAGCGAATGCCTCCATGGCCGAGGCCCTACACGGTGGGTCGCCCCATGCCCAGGCCTCCGAGGCCCTCTGCAGCGCCGCCATGGCCTTACTCGGCTAAGCACCACGACACTGTGCCCTCGCAGCGGCACCGCTCGTCCGCGTTGGCGTCCTGCCTCGCAGCGGTCGCGTTCCTCCTGTTGTCCGCTGGCAGGGCTGACGCGGCGTTGTTCCTCCTCTTCCGCCCTCGCCCGCCGGGCATCGTAGTGGCTGTCGTGCGGCTGCCGTCCTTCGCCGCGGCCAACGGAACCGTGGCCTTCACCTTCGAGCAGACCACTGTCGTGCTCAAACTCAACCGCTCGCGGCGCGTCCAATGGTTATCCggaaacccccccccc